ATCCGAAGAAGCTCGTCCGCATCTCGGGTGGGAAGCAGCTTCGCCACGACGCTGCGGCAGCCTTCGAGCGGATGTACTCGGAGGCGCGTGACGCGGGGCTGTGGCTCTGGGTGATCAGCGGGCACCGCTCGTGGAAGCAGCAGAAGTACCTGTACCGCCTCTACCGGAAGGGGCTGGGTGCGCGGGCGGCACGACCTGGCAGGTCGAACCACCAGCGGGGCACAGCGGTGGACATCTCCGTGGGCAGCATGAACACGCTGACGTACGAGTGGCTCGCGGCGAACGCGTGCCGGTTCGGATTCCGGCGCACGGTGCCCTCGGAGCCGTGGCACTGGGAGTACCGGCCGCGCACCACTCGGGCACCAGACCTGGGAGAGGACTGCCTGGGTCGGCCTGTGGAGCCCGCGAACGGGGCGTCTCCAGGAGTCGCCACGCCCAGCCCGAGCTGAGCATTCTTCGCTACTGTGTCGAAGCTGGTGACGAAGGTCCCTGACAGACGCCTTCGACACACGCGAGGCCTGGAGCACAATCAGCACCCACCGTGCACCCAGAGTCCAGTGGACAGTCTCCTGCTCTTCCTCCTGCCATCCCCGCGAAGAGGAATGTGCCATGGCCGATGAATTCGCGTATGGCCTTGTTGCCCAAAGACGTAGAGAAGTCATGCTCAAGCCTGACTAGATCATCTTCCTCCTCATCAACCTTAGCGTTGATGGTAAGGTAAACTTGGGCATTGATCTTCTCCTTGATGGCGATGGCAAGATCAGAGGCTGTTCCAGTGATGCGAATGAACTTGCGATCTTCCTCGTCAGACCTTGTCCAATTGGCCGGAACAAATTCGAAGATGATGGGGGAGTTGATACCATCATTGAGAATGAACCTCTCTCCGCTGTCCAAATCGCCTGGGGCGCCAATCTCGATCCTTCCCGTGGCCTTCGCCGCGCTGCGCTCAGCAGTGCACCATGCATTGCAACTGCCGCAAGCGCTGGCATTTCTATCGTCACAGACTTCGCCTGCCTTGGCATTGATGTAGCCATCGCCACATCGCGAAATGCGGCACAGTTTTGTGCACTTGGCGGTCTCGCCCCTCGTGTCGCACTCCTCTCCAGCGGAGGCATTCACGAGTCCATCACCACACTCACGCAACGTACAGTCAAGGTCGCAGGTTGCTGACTCGCCCCCGGTATCGCACTGCTCAGGACGTGAGGCCTGTGTGGCAACGACTCCGTCCCCACACCGCGCCCGCTTACAAGTATTCAGACAATCATCTGCATCGTCGACATTGCCGTCATCACACTCCTCGCGTGGATCCAATTGACCGTCCCCACAGTCATCGTCCGTGGCAGTACAGTCGGCACTGCACCCATCGCCGCCCGTGCGATTTCCATCATCGCACTTTTCGCCTGGGTCCCGAATTCCGTTGCCACACGTCTCATCAGAACGACAATTCGCGCTACAGCCATCCCCACCCATCGCATTGCCATCGTCACACACCTCACCCTCGGTGATGTCGATATAGCTATTGCCACACACCTCTACTGACTTGCAGTCTCCACTGCAGCCGTCCCCACTGGAGGTGTTACCGTCGTCACAGACCTCGCCCTTGGCAACGTCCACATATCTGTTACCGCAGTCTTCCGTCGACTTGCAATCCGCGCTACAGCCGTCTGCGCTGACGTTGTTACCGTCGTCGCACTGCTCACCCTTGACGGCATCTAAATACTTGTTGCCGCAGACCTCTGTCGACTTACAATCAACGCTACAGCCATCCCCGCTAATTGCGTTACCATCGTCACAGACCTCACTCGAGACAACATCTTGGTATTTATTTCCACACACTTCAGTCGACTTACAGTCCGCGCTGCATCGATCTCCGCTCGCGTTATTGCCATCGTCACATTCTTCACCCGAGTCCAGCGTGTTGTTGCCGCAACGCTCGTCAGAAGTGCAGTCCTCGCTGCACCCATCATCACCTTCGACATTCCCGTCATCGCACGACTCTCCCCTGTCGACGACTCCGTCGCCACATGAAGTGCTGATGCAGATGTCCTGAGCGAGAGCACACCTCAGTCCGGGAGGGCAGATACGCCCCAGAGAGCAGATCTCGCTTTCCGCCTCGACACAGGACACGAGAGGAAAAACCATCAACGCAAGCATGGACAGAATGCGGGGGCCGCGAGCACTTAGAATCATCATTTCTCGTCTCATCCGGAACCTCAAAACTGGATAGACATCACGAGTTCAGTCGTCCCACGCCCCAAATGGATCGCGACACGACTCTCCTGATCACATTCATCAGGGGTAAGCCGATATGGCTGGGCACGGTTGATGAAGGCAAACACCCCCCCTGCGACTGCCAGCGCTCCTCCCGCACCGGAGATAACTATTCCCACCTTCTGAAGGCGCTCCCCTCGACTGCTCAGTTTAGCGAACGTAGGAGTCCCTGTGCAGCCACCAGAACCGCACTCCTTAGCTCGCGTATCGAAGGCGTGAATATCCCTGCGCCCTAGCAGAGTCATCGCGGCCCCCCCAGCTACGAGCCCCGCTCCTGCGCTAAACGCCGCCCACGGCTTCCACGTCGGCCACTTCCGGCGATACCGAGTGAGCGCACTGTCGTCATACAGATTGGAGATGTGGAGTCGGATCTCCTCGCCCTCACGAGGCGTTCGGATCCTCTCGTTGGGAGGGTACCCCTCCTTAACGACGACGAAGACATGCGAGCCCGGTAGCACCCAGCCCTTGAAGTGGTCCGGCCCCGTGAACAGCACCCGCCCATCCATCATTACCGAGGCCCCAGGGACATCGCAGGAGACGTCGACCCGAACAAGTTGCTTCTCGATGAAGGCCCTGAGCTTGCTGGCATGTTCCAGCATCTTCTTGTCCAGCGGCGCTTCTCCGTAGCGCATGGCCGCTTCCAGAT
Above is a window of Hyalangium gracile DNA encoding:
- a CDS encoding M15 family metallopeptidase; the protein is MPFSLLRWSIAILMLCLLVPSVSVGAELRKRAAKVAKKKAPPRRLINPKKLVRISGGKQLRHDAAAAFERMYSEARDAGLWLWVISGHRSWKQQKYLYRLYRKGLGARAARPGRSNHQRGTAVDISVGSMNTLTYEWLAANACRFGFRRTVPSEPWHWEYRPRTTRAPDLGEDCLGRPVEPANGASPGVATPSPS
- a CDS encoding tetratricopeptide repeat protein encodes the protein MGMSRTIFGIALGLLLIAPLAAAQPLHQQLNTSTRSPWSQGVSQEDQGAAAALFQEGNGYYEQGLFLKAADLYRRSLKRWDHPAIHYNLSLALMDSGLKLELREHLEAAMRYGEAPLDKKMLEHASKLRAFIEKQLVRVDVSCDVPGASVMMDGRVLFTGPDHFKGWVLPGSHVFVVVKEGYPPNERIRTPREGEEIRLHISNLYDDSALTRYRRKWPTWKPWAAFSAGAGLVAGGAAMTLLGRRDIHAFDTRAKECGSGGCTGTPTFAKLSSRGERLQKVGIVISGAGGALAVAGGVFAFINRAQPYRLTPDECDQESRVAIHLGRGTTELVMSIQF